The following coding sequences are from one Novosphingobium sp. KACC 22771 window:
- a CDS encoding SAM-dependent methyltransferase, which produces MWLLDRFLRRAIRTGPLQITDADGKVYAYGAGKGEPLRLRFTDKRTAGHIARNPSLGAGEAYMRGWMVVEAPHDIRDLVLMIGAEAKAAKTHMDAPGRLNRIVDRAAWYFDQFNDRRRASRNVRHHYDLTRQFYEMFLDEDRQYTMAYFSGPQVGLEQAQLEKKALIAAKLRLPPDARGMRVLDIGCGWGGLGLFLNRHYGCEVLGISLAPDQVAFAQERAQAAGVADKVQFRLVDYRDLTETFDRITSVGMIEHVGARHFDEYFGHTFDRLADDGIMLTHTIGRAGGPGFTDAWTRKYIFPGGYIPAMSELVGAIERTGWKTGDIEVLRFHYAETLAEWYRRTTLHADRIIAMYDEELLRMWQFYLVGAEQAFRQGNLVNFHVQNVKQHSVLPMTRDYIAAEMRRLLASEAPPIWHLAPKVA; this is translated from the coding sequence ATGTGGCTGCTTGACCGCTTTCTGCGCCGTGCGATCCGCACCGGGCCCTTGCAGATTACCGACGCCGACGGAAAAGTGTACGCCTATGGCGCGGGCAAGGGCGAACCGCTGCGCCTGCGCTTTACCGACAAACGCACGGCCGGTCATATCGCGCGCAATCCCTCGCTGGGCGCGGGCGAGGCCTATATGCGCGGCTGGATGGTGGTCGAGGCGCCCCATGACATCCGCGATCTGGTGCTGATGATCGGCGCAGAGGCCAAGGCGGCCAAGACCCATATGGACGCGCCGGGGCGGCTGAACCGGATCGTCGACCGCGCGGCATGGTATTTCGACCAGTTCAACGACCGCCGCCGCGCCAGCCGCAATGTGCGCCACCACTATGACCTGACGCGGCAATTCTACGAAATGTTCCTCGACGAGGACCGCCAATATACGATGGCCTATTTCTCCGGGCCGCAGGTTGGTCTGGAACAGGCGCAATTGGAAAAGAAGGCGCTGATTGCCGCCAAATTGCGCCTGCCGCCCGATGCACGCGGGATGCGGGTACTGGATATCGGCTGCGGCTGGGGCGGGCTGGGGCTGTTTCTCAACCGCCATTACGGCTGCGAGGTGCTGGGCATCTCGCTCGCCCCTGATCAGGTCGCTTTTGCGCAGGAGCGCGCGCAGGCAGCGGGTGTTGCCGACAAGGTGCAGTTCCGCCTCGTCGACTATCGCGACCTGACCGAGACATTCGACCGCATTACCAGCGTGGGCATGATTGAACACGTCGGGGCGCGCCATTTCGACGAATATTTCGGTCATACGTTCGACCGGCTGGCCGATGACGGGATCATGCTGACCCATACGATCGGGCGCGCGGGCGGGCCGGGTTTCACCGATGCGTGGACGCGCAAATATATCTTCCCCGGCGGCTATATTCCCGCGATGAGCGAATTGGTCGGCGCCATCGAACGGACGGGATGGAAAACCGGCGATATCGAAGTGCTGCGCTTTCATTATGCCGAAACGCTGGCTGAATGGTATCGGCGCACGACGCTGCATGCCGACCGCATCATCGCCATGTATGACGAGGAATTGCTGCGCATGTGGCAATTCTATCTGGTCGGGGCCGAACAGGCGTTTCGTCAGGGCAATCTGGTCAATTTCCACGTCCAGAACGTCAAGCAGCACAGCGTTCTGCCGATGACGCGCGACTATATCGCCGCCGAAATGCGGCGTCTGTTGGCCAGCGAGGCCCCGCCGATCTGGCATCTGGCGCCCAAGGTGGCCTGA
- a CDS encoding dicarboxylate/amino acid:cation symporter, whose translation MNRTHAIFIALVAGLLLGLALRSDGFHTLRMALEAVLPLGQLWVRALQMTLVPLIFAMVSHGVAQAVAGGRGGRLIGTAGAVFALMLVQTAIIATIITETALHIWPLAPDTLSGLAPVSAASTTAPAFADQVMALVPDNPVAAAAQGQIFPMVVFAILLGLAISRLPTCEGEKPRLLDMLAELARAMMIMVDWVLLAAPLGIFLLVAGMALHAGLAVAHMLILFVGLCVVNSLAMLAICYGLVMAVRAHPVGRFAAAIAPAQAMAAGTSSSMATTPVMLEVALRRLRLPEDVAQMVIPVAVSIFRVGTVANAVPAVLVAAHAAGIEPSLAQLVLAGAAVVLASVSAAGLPGAAVIYAFYAPGLQLLGAPMAVMPLYIAVIALPDPIITLTTVSADMTAVTLVARWLERRKGG comes from the coding sequence ATGAACCGGACACATGCCATTTTTATCGCCCTTGTTGCTGGCTTGCTCCTCGGCCTGGCCTTGCGCAGCGATGGATTTCACACGTTGCGCATGGCGCTTGAGGCGGTGCTGCCGCTCGGCCAATTGTGGGTGCGCGCCCTGCAGATGACGCTGGTGCCGCTGATCTTCGCGATGGTCTCGCATGGCGTGGCGCAGGCCGTGGCGGGCGGGCGCGGCGGGCGGTTGATCGGCACGGCGGGCGCGGTCTTTGCGCTGATGCTGGTGCAGACGGCGATCATCGCCACCATCATCACCGAAACGGCGCTGCATATCTGGCCGCTTGCGCCCGATACGCTCAGCGGCCTTGCACCCGTCTCTGCCGCATCCACGACTGCGCCTGCCTTTGCCGATCAGGTGATGGCGCTGGTGCCCGACAATCCCGTGGCCGCCGCCGCGCAAGGCCAGATCTTTCCGATGGTGGTCTTTGCCATCCTGCTGGGCCTTGCCATTTCCCGTCTGCCCACCTGCGAAGGCGAGAAGCCGCGCTTGCTCGACATGCTGGCCGAACTGGCCCGCGCGATGATGATCATGGTGGACTGGGTGCTGCTGGCCGCGCCTTTGGGCATTTTTCTGCTGGTGGCGGGCATGGCGCTGCATGCGGGGCTGGCGGTGGCGCATATGCTGATCCTGTTTGTCGGGCTTTGCGTGGTCAACAGTCTGGCCATGCTGGCGATCTGTTACGGGCTGGTGATGGCGGTGCGCGCCCATCCGGTCGGGCGCTTTGCCGCCGCCATCGCTCCGGCGCAGGCCATGGCCGCAGGCACCAGTTCCTCGATGGCCACAACACCGGTCATGCTGGAGGTGGCGCTGCGCCGCCTGCGCCTGCCCGAGGATGTGGCGCAGATGGTTATCCCGGTGGCTGTCTCGATCTTCCGCGTGGGCACCGTGGCCAATGCGGTGCCCGCCGTGCTGGTGGCCGCCCATGCGGCGGGCATAGAGCCCAGCCTTGCCCAACTGGTGCTGGCAGGCGCGGCCGTGGTGCTGGCCAGTGTCAGCGCGGCAGGGCTGCCGGGGGCGGCGGTGATCTATGCGTTTTATGCGCCGGGCCTGCAATTGCTGGGGGCGCCGATGGCGGTGATGCCGCTCTATATCGCCGTCATCGCCCTGCCCGATCCCATCATCACGCTGACCACGGTGAGCGCCGACATGACGGCGGTGACGCTGGTGGCGCGGTGGCTGGAGCGGCGCAAAGGAGGCTGA
- a CDS encoding discoidin domain-containing protein, translated as MPILPHAPRPRLLPVLLGLCCLGPAPVLGRDSTSISIIVHTDNTKGARFEPAQALGAGIDGGVNGATDRLLTRHNVAAMRSARLTRLTYRLRTELGIENWHWNPEGQWSDPEHQQGYWTSSDRAKKPIRVSWGYKLPRRGDTVDNANDRDFSRLTDGDETSFWKSNPYLDAGFLKDGRAHDQWLILRFDDPVEINAVRIAWGTPYATAYKVQYWSSDNDYGPGAHWITFDHGAITGASGGDVVLKLGERPVSVKYMRVLLEQASHTAPPGAKDWRDRAGFAVREIGAGRIGANGKMVDLVRHAPDKNGQTFTHVSSTDPWHRATDRDPNLEQAGLDRVFHSGLGNGRPIMLPVGVLFDTPDNAAAALRYVRWRGYPVSQVELGEEPDGQFGNADDYAALYLAWVDRLRPIAPKVQFGGPSSQSALTDTWLNNDPDRSWNHHFIRALQERGRLSDLQFYSFEFYPFDDICGDIPAKLIEEDRLMARLMARLTAEGLGPDIPRIITEYGFSAYSGRAMAEMPSALLMANIIGQFLNEGGSAAYLFGYGPNVPINQNMACAGYGNMALHMADREGQAGTPLPSYHAARLLTGDWLMGKGMHRFLPVEIAGGADPALRVFAIRRPDGKLGLMVINRSPDRPFELHVMAQDAKGAAHEIAGRIAVSQFGPDQYAWLDQGPASRPERSAPAQRKVSEQRHLTFVVKPMSLATIIAPR; from the coding sequence ATGCCCATTTTGCCCCATGCGCCGCGCCCTCGCCTTTTGCCCGTCCTGCTGGGCCTATGCTGTCTTGGCCCTGCGCCCGTGCTGGGGCGCGACAGCACGTCGATCTCGATCATCGTGCATACCGACAACACAAAAGGCGCGCGCTTTGAGCCGGCTCAGGCGCTGGGAGCGGGGATCGACGGCGGCGTCAATGGCGCGACCGATCGGCTTTTGACGCGCCACAATGTCGCGGCCATGCGCAGCGCGCGGCTGACCCGGCTGACCTATCGGCTGCGCACCGAACTGGGCATTGAAAACTGGCACTGGAACCCGGAAGGGCAATGGAGCGATCCTGAACACCAACAGGGCTACTGGACATCCAGCGACCGCGCCAAAAAGCCGATCCGCGTCTCCTGGGGCTATAAATTGCCCCGGCGTGGCGATACGGTCGACAATGCCAATGACCGCGATTTCTCGCGCCTGACCGATGGCGACGAGACGAGCTTCTGGAAATCCAATCCCTATCTCGACGCAGGTTTCCTGAAAGATGGGCGGGCGCATGACCAATGGCTGATCCTGCGCTTTGATGATCCGGTCGAGATCAATGCCGTCCGCATTGCCTGGGGCACGCCCTATGCCACCGCCTACAAGGTCCAATACTGGTCCAGCGACAATGACTATGGACCGGGAGCGCATTGGATCACGTTTGACCATGGCGCTATCACGGGCGCGTCGGGCGGCGATGTCGTGCTGAAACTGGGCGAGCGGCCGGTCAGTGTGAAATATATGCGGGTGCTGCTTGAACAAGCATCGCACACCGCGCCGCCGGGGGCCAAGGATTGGCGCGACCGGGCCGGGTTTGCCGTGCGCGAGATCGGCGCCGGGCGGATCGGGGCCAATGGCAAAATGGTCGATCTGGTCCGTCATGCTCCCGACAAGAACGGCCAGACATTCACCCATGTCTCCTCCACCGATCCGTGGCACCGCGCGACTGACCGCGATCCCAACCTTGAACAGGCCGGCCTTGACCGCGTGTTTCATAGCGGTCTGGGCAATGGGCGGCCGATCATGCTGCCGGTGGGGGTGTTGTTTGACACGCCGGACAATGCGGCGGCGGCCCTGCGCTATGTCCGCTGGCGCGGCTATCCGGTTTCGCAGGTGGAATTGGGCGAGGAGCCGGACGGCCAGTTTGGCAATGCCGATGATTATGCCGCGCTTTATCTGGCATGGGTCGACCGCCTGCGCCCCATCGCCCCGAAAGTCCAATTCGGCGGCCCCAGTTCGCAAAGCGCATTGACCGACACATGGCTTAACAATGACCCCGACCGGTCATGGAATCACCACTTCATCCGCGCGTTGCAGGAGCGCGGCCGTTTGTCCGATCTGCAATTCTACTCCTTTGAATTCTATCCCTTCGATGACATCTGCGGCGATATTCCCGCCAAGCTCATCGAGGAGGACCGACTGATGGCCCGGCTGATGGCGCGTTTGACCGCCGAGGGGCTGGGGCCGGACATACCCCGCATCATCACCGAATATGGCTTTTCCGCCTATTCCGGGCGCGCGATGGCCGAAATGCCCAGCGCCTTGCTGATGGCCAACATCATCGGCCAATTCCTGAATGAAGGCGGCAGCGCGGCCTATCTGTTCGGTTATGGCCCCAATGTTCCGATCAATCAGAACATGGCCTGCGCCGGTTACGGCAATATGGCGCTGCACATGGCCGACCGCGAAGGGCAGGCGGGCACCCCGCTGCCCAGCTATCACGCCGCCCGCCTGCTGACCGGGGATTGGCTGATGGGCAAAGGCATGCACCGGTTTCTGCCCGTGGAGATCGCGGGCGGAGCGGACCCGGCGCTGCGCGTCTTCGCGATCCGGCGGCCTGACGGCAAGCTTGGCCTGATGGTCATCAATCGCAGCCCGGACCGCCCGTTCGAGCTGCACGTCATGGCTCAGGACGCCAAGGGCGCTGCGCATGAAATTGCCGGGCGCATCGCGGTCAGCCAGTTTGGCCCCGACCAATATGCCTGGCTGGATCAGGGTCCGGCAAGCCGCCCGGAACGCTCGGCCCCGGCACAAAGGAAGGTGTCGGAGCAGCGCCATCTGACCTTCGTTGTCAAGCCGATGTCGCTGGCCACCATCATCGCGCCGCGTTAG
- a CDS encoding cupin domain-containing protein, whose amino-acid sequence MPPSPCFVVHADQDRHNCPDHIGDDINAVKVSARDTGGALAVLAYDGRARGGPPLHLHHHQDEVFIVQEGRYRFQCGNERIELAAGDTIFLPRGVPHTFCQTSERGRLLYMFTPAGDMEAFFAALARIEGEPAPDIGAALFVAHGMMIVGPPLAPD is encoded by the coding sequence ATGCCCCCATCGCCCTGTTTTGTTGTTCACGCCGATCAGGATCGCCACAATTGCCCGGACCATATCGGGGATGACATCAACGCAGTGAAGGTTTCCGCACGCGACACCGGCGGCGCACTAGCCGTGCTGGCCTATGACGGGCGCGCGCGCGGCGGGCCGCCGCTGCATCTCCATCACCATCAGGACGAGGTCTTTATCGTTCAGGAGGGCCGCTATCGGTTTCAATGCGGCAATGAGCGCATAGAACTGGCCGCCGGAGACACGATCTTTCTGCCGCGCGGCGTGCCCCACACCTTTTGCCAGACCAGCGAGCGAGGAAGATTGCTTTATATGTTCACCCCGGCGGGCGATATGGAGGCCTTCTTTGCCGCCCTTGCCCGGATTGAGGGCGAACCGGCGCCCGATATCGGCGCGGCGCTGTTTGTGGCCCATGGCATGATGATTGTCGGCCCGCCGCTCGCGCCGGATTGA
- a CDS encoding c-type cytochrome, with protein MKCLSQAAPARHASPTPVAIGAALLGALLLIGGCTNDRREERMRAVGANPTLDDFMRVADAKVGAAKFRQCAACHSYIEGATDRGGPNLRSVYGKPLGTNSVRFGYTAALRTHGGRWDAATLDRWMSNPKQMIPETTMQFDGIADPLDRADIIAYLREISQTPG; from the coding sequence ATGAAATGCCTCAGCCAAGCCGCGCCAGCCCGCCATGCCTCCCCTACGCCTGTCGCCATCGGGGCCGCGCTGCTGGGCGCGCTGTTGCTGATCGGGGGATGCACCAATGACCGCCGCGAGGAACGGATGCGCGCGGTGGGGGCCAATCCTACGCTGGATGATTTCATGCGGGTCGCCGATGCCAAAGTGGGGGCGGCAAAGTTCCGCCAATGCGCCGCGTGCCATTCGTATATCGAGGGGGCAACGGACCGTGGCGGCCCCAACCTTCGCAGCGTTTATGGCAAGCCGCTGGGCACCAACAGCGTCCGGTTCGGCTATACCGCCGCGCTGCGCACCCATGGGGGCAGGTGGGATGCCGCTACACTCGACCGCTGGATGAGCAATCCCAAACAGATGATCCCGGAAACGACGATGCAATTTGACGGGATTGCCGATCCGCTGGACCGGGCCGACATCATCGCCTATCTGCGCGAGATCAGCCAGACGCCGGGCTGA
- a CDS encoding AraC family transcriptional regulator, whose translation MAPVFLFRPPSPALRDIIACHQIIRLRFAPDQAVPIKAYWPRPAMALAFYPRDAERVRLIGDKAVNHKPRAALIGQPTMMAHRQGGRDFSVYQIELCPGALYHLTGIPAHRLTDGYVDAEAVFPPGFRALVDRIEDAEDPEVMIALAEGWLAAQRAARPPSLSPATAWAARALGQGAGFSLDALSHHANMDPRQLRRLFAQHMGISPKLYARVARFDRAIRLHNRQPGEDWLSIAIAAGYYDHQHMARDFRDFTGMAPTHFAALELAAPERMFGHRES comes from the coding sequence ATGGCACCGGTTTTTCTCTTCAGGCCGCCCAGTCCTGCGCTGCGCGATATTATTGCGTGCCATCAGATCATCCGGCTCCGCTTTGCCCCGGATCAGGCCGTGCCGATCAAGGCCTATTGGCCCCGCCCGGCCATGGCTCTCGCCTTTTATCCACGCGATGCCGAAAGGGTGCGCCTGATCGGGGACAAGGCCGTCAATCATAAGCCCCGCGCGGCGCTGATCGGCCAGCCGACCATGATGGCTCACCGCCAAGGCGGGCGGGATTTCAGCGTCTATCAGATCGAATTGTGCCCCGGCGCGCTGTATCATCTGACCGGCATCCCCGCTCATCGCCTGACCGATGGCTATGTTGACGCCGAAGCGGTGTTTCCGCCCGGCTTTCGCGCCTTGGTCGACAGGATCGAGGATGCCGAAGACCCCGAGGTGATGATCGCCCTTGCCGAAGGCTGGCTTGCCGCGCAAAGGGCCGCCCGACCGCCCTCGCTCTCGCCCGCCACGGCATGGGCCGCACGCGCGCTGGGGCAAGGGGCGGGGTTCAGCCTTGATGCCCTGAGCCATCATGCCAATATGGACCCGCGCCAATTGCGCCGCCTGTTCGCGCAGCACATGGGGATAAGCCCAAAGCTGTATGCGCGGGTGGCGCGGTTTGATCGCGCCATCCGGCTGCACAATCGCCAGCCGGGAGAGGACTGGTTGAGCATCGCGATTGCGGCGGGCTATTACGACCATCAGCATATGGCCCGCGATTTTCGCGATTTCACCGGCATGGCGCCCACCCATTTCGCCGCCCTGGAACTGGCCGCGCCAGAGCGGATGTTCGGGCACAGGGAAAGCTAG